The DNA region TTCAGTGTGCCCACCACCCCGACCCAGACCCCAAATAGCCCTGGGTTTGGGTACTTGGACTTGTGGGAGAAAAACAGGTTCAGCGAGGAGCCGGTGATGGAGCGGGTAGAGTCGGGGCGGAATTTGAGGGCCCGCATGTTCGAGAGGCTGAGCAAGGAGAACCCACTTGAGCCAGGGCAGGCCAAGACCGACGAGTCTGGCGGGGCTCCTGATGTAGGGTGGGTCTCTGAGCTCGTGATGTGAGGATCGGCATCGGCATCAGTTTAACGGTGATGATTTACTTTTGGTTTTCCTCTCGATCTCTCATTGTGAATAGGAAAACATGATGGAGGGGATTCAAATCTGGGGATCATTTTGGCTTAGGACGGAACAAATTGAAGAAGATCCTATTATGTATATAGTGCTATATTTCATGAGAAATTATTTCCAATTaacatgaaaaatatatatggttttaattatattatatgattatataaataaatatatttaaaggaatatatagttatatatgtatatatatgggaTTAAAGGGGGAAGAATCagaatcttttttttgggggggggaaTGGATTTTCTGATAAGTTCAGAAGATTTCATTTTGAGGTTCTTTTGAGTGCAAAATTGGTGCATACTTTTTGTGAAGGAGTGAGACAATGGGAATTACGATTATTCCTTGCTTATGTTTTTTACCTCtttacctttttatttcttttcttgtttaGGATCTCAATATTGTACATCCGATGTAATTTTAACATGTATATGTTTAATATATGCAAAATATTATTTGCCACAATGGGCATTTCAGTAATCTCCTATCCATTAGCCCGCACAGGAATTAATCTGGAATACCTAATCAGCAGCGGTTCTGAAGATTAGATTATGGTTCAAGCAAATGGAATGTGGTTTTATCTAATTCCTATTCCCGTGTTCCTACGAGCCTGAAATGGACATGATCCATTTCCGTGGTCAACAGGATGGAATAGGGATTGATCGATGCCTACTTCTGTGTTTTACGTAAACGCCTCTCCTCCGCGGAAACTGGAATGAGAACGACTTATTACCGCTTTGTATGTGGTGGTGGGTATCCTCGGCGATATGAGACGAGCATTGTCCATTCTCGTTTCTCGAACTCATGGTCAATCTATTTCCATTATGACCGTCAAGGAGCGAAAAACTGAAAGGAAAATGACCGTATACGCTTTTTCTATGGTTTAGGAAATCAAATGGTGGGCAGGACGTGGTCGAGAGAGAGGAACTGAGTTGATACATTTCCATAAACGTGTCCCATCGTTTGGGAGAGGAATAAGACGCCACCGATGAAATATGGACGAGGAGAATGGATTGGAGGGAATAATAACCGATTGTCTTTCAGGATGCTGACACAGTAAAGTCGTTTTATCGTCAAGAAAGTGGACTGGAAAAATAAGTTGATCAATGAAATCGACATTATAACTCGGTTTCTATAGTCAAGAAAATGCATTCACCGAGGAGACTTCTCTGCCGATTTTTAGAAGAATTTTGGATGCGCTGGATGGAATAGGTTTAATAAATTCTTCTGGAGCAACTAGAACTAGCTAGGTGGCTCTAATGAGGGGGGGTTTGGCCATGAGGGGCTCTTAAGGCTACACATTGCAAGTGGAAAGGTGGAGTGGTGATGATGGGATTGACCCTTCCACTCCCTTTTGAGATGTTTGGAGTCGCTTTTGTTTGACAAAAGCTATGGAAACTTGAAGAGAAATCCTGTCCTGGAAACAGGAGATCACATCAATTGCAGGGACATGGGAGTAATTCAACGGAAAGACATCTTGGTGGTCATGGGCACATATAGTCGAGAAAATGATAGAGAATACCAGAAGCCGATCCCCTTTCCAGACAAACCTCTTTTCAGTCATTGGATCTGCACCGGAAAGAGAGTTCGGTTCAGATCAGACGGTCTTGGAGATACAAGAGATTGTTCGGCACTAGCTAGCGAAGACCATAAAATTTTCCATGTAATGTTTTCCTTGATCAGAAGTGAGGATTGCATTCAATGATTTGCCCTTCCAACACGCAAACAACATCATGGGAATTGGTATTCAATGGCGAGCCTTTTCAACTCTGACGTCCCGTGACGTCCCTATTGATATGATGATTTTCCAAGTTAGTGTGCATCTTCGTCGTTACCCCCTTCTTCAAGCTCAGTAGGTACTAGTCCAATGGTTTGACTACGTATGGTTCACAGAATGGGGATCAGTACGGGACGAGATTTAATAATATTAGGTATAAACCGGCGATAAAGCGAAATAACGCTTGGGAGGACAAATGGTGATCCCGGTAATGAAGATAGTTATTTCAGTGCTTAAATTTGGCAAGAGTTTGGCTTTCTTAAAGCCAATAatacattaattttttgattatCAATATGACATCGACTTAAATGCTGTAATGTTTTAGATTAGAAGATTTCAAGCTATTTAAACATCCTCCGTTGGCCCATCTTTAGATATCGGATTACGGGACCGGTGAAGGCTCTCAGTGCATGATTCTCGATATATAAATCGGTAACCCGGCGGATAAAGTCATATTATTATACGGAAGGCAACCTGATGAAGAATGCCATTCATTTTCTTGCTAGTAGTCCACGCCATGCCATCACTAGGGACGTTTTAGTGAAATTGTGGATGATATTGTGCCAAACAATGACCTTTTCACTACCTAGTGATATAATTGACCTATTAAATAAAGTAAAACCCATCAGTTTCAccctaaaaaataaacatcaaTAGTGGGCCCATTTATTGCCCTGGAATGGAACCTAAGATttgaaggaaaatgaaaatataagtTGTGTTTGGTTCTTGTCAATGAATGGGGGCCAGGGAGTAAGAATCAAGGAAAGCAGGTTATGTCATGTAGTGTGATATCCCGGCAAATCGATGATCTGGTCAAAAGCAATTAATAAGTGAACATGTTagtttaattttacttttaatctAAAGTCCTCGTCGGGTCCCTATCATTAGCTAATGGTTTAATTAGTCCACGGCCTGCTTAGGCGATATCCTCCTCCGTTGCCAAGGGACGATTGTTCGGTATCGTCTCGTCATAACTTTATCTGTTTCCTCGGGGCGGAATCCATAAGGAAACCCCGTATAGCAAACGGTGATCCTGTATTATCTAGGTGGGGATGAATCGTGCTATCCGCAAATTATCGAACCTTGAGGTCTCTTCGGGTGCTAGGCCGTGGGAGGCCCGACTTCCATATGGGCCAAAGGTGGCGTCCATTAGCGGTGGTGGGCTGGCGAAGGAGATCGGAGAATGGGCCGTTTCTCTTCTTAGTGGGCATTAAAACAAGGCCCAACTTTGTTTTGGATTTACATCCGATCTATGCTACGATGTATTTTGGAAGCTGCTATGTAAGTCCATCTTCTAATTCAACGAACACTTTCTAAATCTTCCCCTTTGCCCCGACATACGACGAAACTCCGTCGCGGTGTTAGTTTGTCGCCCGAAAAATAAACTTTCGTGAAAACCAGAAGCATGAGACCTGTCTGCAAGAATATTTCGCGAGTTTTGCGGATCCATCTTCCGGATTTCCTGATGGTGAAAGGACGGCAATGGAGGAGGATGACAAAGTCCATTTTTGTGTTTAACCAATGACAAGGGGTTGCGTTTAGTTTGGAATTAAGCAAACCGGTGCTTTCATTAGGGTTCTTGATGAAGTTTtgatttatttcctttttttggtgTGCCCTTCATGATCTATGGCGGCAGAGAGATTATATATGGACTCAGTCCAGATATAGAAAACGAGTCGAGCATTCATGTCTCTGTCATGCAAGAAATCACTTATACAGAGTCTAATTAGTTTGGATATAACCCTAAAAAATCTGCAGACATATATATCAGAGGTAATCCTCGGATTATCTCATGCGTTAGGAGGCCGTAATCTTCATCACGTACCGTACACTAAACGAGTTACTGAATTTACCAAATTATCTGAATCACACTCTTGTGACTGTCAACAAAGGTTTTAACTTCTATTTGTTTACGGAGTTATTACTGTCGCGTCCTTACATGTCTAAACTGCATATCAAACCTTATACATGACCCATAAACTGATTAGCTAGCTGCCACATATTTTCGAGAAGGCAGAAGTCCTATTCCAACATAACGCGCTTTATTCAAAGGGACATATATAGGTTGATTTCACTGTTGTGCCTCGAGATGGAAGGACTTGCAATGATCTCCAAGCAGTAATAAGGCTGAACATTCCATAGAAGAAGAGCATGCATCTAAACTAACATGAAACTATCATATAAAGGTTTGACCGGGTTCCAACCGTGGACTTATAAGTACATCAGGATACGCGTAAATTAAATTGCATTAAATAACATGTACTTTTTGTCTGGTTGGGGAACTCGATTTTACTTCATATACATCTACGAAGTTTAGTGGTCAAAATTCATTGTCTTATTCTTTTGAGAAGAAAGATGCAATAATCCTAAAAGTTCACGtttttttaagtttgaatattataagtttaattttgcaaaaataaaggtttaaaaaagtaatagatTTGGTCTATTTTGTAACCGATCGTTAACAGTTATTGATGTGGACATAATCTTTAAAAGAATTCTAGCAGACTGCTAGTCAGTACATGTAGATCAATTATTGCACGCTGCATCaataattcttaaaaaaaaacaaatcaaataaaaaacagaaaaaataaaaaataaaaaataaaaaatagaaaagtaaaaagatttgaaaatatataaaatataaaatatattagcattatttataaaatattaaaaaatcagaaaatgggcaaatcatttgaaaattttcaaaaataagaaaaaatattttaaaaataaaataaaataattcataaaaatgaaaatataatttgacatttttataaagtaacaaaaatataaaaataaaacaaaaaaaaatcaaaaatggaaaaataatttgacatttttttatcgaataagagaaaaaaatcgAGTTGAGATGTAAGGGGAAGAACTACCCCCTTCGACATCGTCGAAAGGGCTCCCCCGATCCGAACCTCCCCCACCCCTGCTTCTCGAGCCCCTATCGACCTCGGTGAGAAGGATAAGAAGCTGTAAGGGCTCCTCCGTTTGGTCCTTCCCCCTCATCCCAGCCCCATTGGGGCAAGGTcctccttttttaaaaatttattttcccattttatttttattttagtgtatttgttattttatatttttgtacatttttttcgattcttatttgatttttatttccatttagttaattttttaattttttcttattttataaaaaatgtcaaattacTGGCGAAAAAAAAGGGGACTAATGGTTGCTTTCTTCCGGGGAGACTTTccctgaaaagaaagaagccaAAAAAGGCCCCTATATGGAATAATACAAAGATGATTATTCCGTGGGGGATTCCCCATATGGTAGTTTTGTCACCAGGGGATGACATTATGCCTATAAAAAGGCTTATAATGAAATTGAACCCGCTGGTGAGTAGAAAGGGCCACATGGTCAGCTTCGCGGAGCTTAGAAAAATTATGCAGGCCCCCGACAACAGGGCGGCTAGCCTCAAAGGCTCTGCAAAATATAAATCTCCAAAATGGATTAATCCAAAAAAAGCTTGAATAAGGAGTAGCAagagaaaagataaaatacgTTTCTTAGAGGTCGCACTGGATTGCCCTCTTTCAAAAACGAATGAGAGAGCGTGGTACCCGGCTTGTTGAAAAGCCAGGTAGAACCCCCACTTCGCCAGCCCCTGATCGAGGAAGTACCCCaaaaataatttgtatttgcttttttattttttataaaatattcaaattattcTCTATGTTTCtaaatattttagatttttttcgtattttataaaaacatgtcaatttacttttccattttctgattactttgtattttctttttaaaatatttttttcttattttataaaaatttcaaattatttttcctttttttttgatatatttggtattttataaaaaagccaaaatatttttaaatttattattttaaaatcttttaacttttctatttttatttttatttacatttttcggttttttatttgatttattatggttttgttatttttttaagaattattGATGTGGCGCACGATGGTTGGTCCATGTGTACCGATTAACTTGCAGTTGAGATTCTTTTAACAGTGTTATATCTATGTCAGCGACCGTCAACGGTAGGTTACAGAATAAATCAAATCTATCACTTTTTTAAACGTTTTAGGACTGATGTTTGCAAAATTAAACTTAAAAAATCGCAAACTTTTAGGACCATTTCTATATTTCTCCATATTTCTTTGGTAGTTTCAAGTGGGTTCAAGTTGGCCAAGTCTCTGTAGGggacaattattaattagcctatgaatgaattaaataattttgataagATCAATGTCAATATACACGAGAAACTGCATTCAATGTCAATAATCTATTTACTTCTGCATTTAAAACTCGTGCCaggatttttttaaaattttttttattttgaccTTGACTTTCTAAATTTTATCGAACTTAGCTCTTATTGGAATCATGAAAatgcaaattttcttttaagattaaaataatttaaacaCATAGTATCTCATTCAAAAGGAACGTCAACGATGTATAATGTTGTTATCGAAAGGTTTGTCGACAGTACTATCAAGGTTAGCCTTGATATAAAGTGGCCTAGAATCATACTAACTGAACGATAATGGTTTGGTACGAATCATCATCAATAAAGAGGTTTATGTGTACTTCTTGTCAAAGAGATGCCCTCGCCCAAGAAGAAGTGGACTCATTCAGCTGAGGCTATCAAGAAGTGATGAAATGCAGGAAATGAGCATATGATCAGACTTTGACTGGGCAATTTGACTGAGTTCTCTCATGCTTCTTTGTAATCGACGAGAAACAAGTGAAAGTGATGTATGCAAAGACActgggaaaaataataataataataataatatcaaattaaataacaaagataaaaaaaaagagtctaGACAAGGTCAAAATTTATTAATCTAACTCTCTGTCAAgtcattatatatttacacAACCTGAACCACCAAAGTTAAACGTGTGAGAGCAATATCTTGGAGTTTAGCAAAACAAGAGGAGAGCTCCTAATTCTTTGTTCCTCCTTTGCTTATCTCTCTAGTTCTGTAACATCACTTCGGATTCTAATTGTACGCGAGATCGATCGAGGAATTGATTAGTGTAAGATCATAAGAATGGGAAGAGCTCCTTGTTGTGACAAAGCTAATGTGAAGAGAGGGCCGTGGTCTCCTGACGAAGATGCCATCCTCAAGACACACATAGACAACCACGGCACTGGTGGCAATTGGATCACTCTCCCTCAAAAAGCAGGTCGGTGTCTTTAATCATTTCCATGGGCTCCATGTTCGGCTCCCGATGGCATCGTTGTGCCCATCTTTTATCGGGAGTTGGAGTTCCGGCTGATGATAAGTTTATGGTGTTGAAAACTTGTGTTGTCGATGTTTTTCCTGTTCTCTTTTTTATGAAAACACGGGCAATCGAACACTTACAAATCATTCTCGCTCTTTGCTCGAAAACTCAAAGAtttctatcattttttttttcccaaacaGAATTCTTTACCTATAAGTTGATAGGAGGTCCGTTACATATCATGACTCAGTATTGTATGTGTTTGCTCGATTTGTAGGATTGAAGCGTTGCGGGAAGAGTTGCCGGCTGAGGTGGCTAAACTATCTGAGACCCGACATCAAGCATGGAGGTTTCACTGAGGAGGAAGACAACATAATCTGCTCTCTCTACTTGACCATAGGAAGCAGGCAAGTGACCATCTTGTGATCCTGTCTTATTAGTTCTGGATATTCCTCCCATGTTGATGTTCCGATAAAACAAAGATAGAACAGTGCCGaatcttgtttttcacatATCGAACAATATGTTCATGGTTGTGTTTTCTCGACAGGTGGTCGGTGATAGCCTCCAATCTGCCAGGGAGAACCGACAACGACGTAAAGAACTACTGGAATACGAggctgaagaagaagctgtTGGCAGCAGGAATCATTAGTTCTGATTCCGCCAAGGTGGCTGATATCAACATGACTAACTGCAACTTGAGAAGAGGCATCATCACCAATAACTACGAGAATCATTCGGCTAGTTTGATCACAAATCCATCAACATCGTTgcctcatcatcttcttcattcgAGTTCTTATCACCAGGAAACGAGCTTCTTCAGCCCCAGTCCTTCCCTTCCAAGCCTCACAGAAGTTTCGGATAATACTAGCAATATCCCCATTGCAAATATGGACTTCCACGTTTCATCTTCTCAAGAACTTTCGAGTTCATCCGGTTCTCCTGCCTTGGCGACAATAATGGACTCATACGACGACTTATCAATTGACAAACTACTGGACTTGGACTTTGGGACCGTGTACGAAATCTTGAGCCGCAGCTTTAGCTTCAAGCAAGAGACGAGCAGCCATTTACTTGGTCCATACACAATTAATTAGCTGTGAACTTCGCATGCTCATAGATTGACCGGATTAATTCTTTGCGAAAGCAACATGATTTACTCAAGAGACAAACCTTAATGTCTAGATAGGATAAATTACGGGGTACAGAATCACTTTTTACCAATTATTTTGAATTAGCTTCTCTTGTGACCAAGCCTAGCTAGGTTGTTTCAATTGTTTAAATAAGATTATGAGCTGGAGTCCGCATAGATTGCTTCTGATTGGTTTGTAACGTCCAATTGATCATATGAAACTCTCATTTGCTGTCTTACTCAAAAGATTATATGGCAACGTCTCTCTTTGAACTAGTCCTGATCCGTCAATTGTTTCTAGCCTTAACTCAGACGGAGAAGATCTACGTATTCACGAGGTCCACACTCATATGCCGGTTTAAGCTGCGCTGAGCCTACACGGAATTGGTACTTGCTATCAAAATCTACGATGTACTCGACAGCATCCACACAACGTGGATATATGCTATAGACTGGTTGTCTGCACATGCTAAGCCAAATTATAACATTGTATTCTATATGTAACGCTATGTGTAGTTGTATACCATTGAACCCAACGACCCTACTCAGTACCCGATGCAAAATCATCCGGGCCGAAGTCACATGCCTGGACGTAGTTAATCCACGATTAAGGCCGATATATCAGGTCTCGGGAGCGATGATATTATAATATCTAGTGCACATGTTTGGTACGAGAAAATGAAGAAGGTTCGATAATGGAGTGATGACTTTGCATGGCCATTTTATTCCCATCATCCAAATCATCCGGGCGGATGCATGTCGAAGGTATGAACGAATGAAAGAGGACGAAGAGAGAATCTCTCCATTCATTGGATGGCCATAGCCTCACTGTCCCACAGCTCAGTATACCTGTAAGTCTTAACGTGCAACTATTATTAGCCGTACACGTGTCGCACTCAACGGCTACAATGTCGCTCTGTAAACCTTCCTTCCCCTCAGATCAATTAATTTCGACTTACCCCTTGTAGTTTTGCTTATTGATCATCTCGCCCCTATAGTTTTCGTTATTACCTATGACCTCCTATACGGTCGGGAGATAATGTTACTGGGAATGCCCTATACGTTGCGAGTATCGCAATGCGGTGTGCACCAATGTCCGTCCGTTAGTCATCACACGCATCGACCATATGGTCTTTCTCTTGATTCATGACAAACGCGTGGGAATCAGTTTCCCATCAAGCTTAAAAGCTATTTCTAATTACTGATGCCATCGAAACTTCTGgtgaaagaagaggaaaagtGGCCGTTCTGGACGGAGATGGAAAGGCTGCTGAATAGCTTTGCCTATTGTAGATGGAGGGAAAATTCAGGGGGCGAAGTGAAAATAACCATTTTGTTCGAGCGAGACTGGcggttttcattttcaaagaTTCTCTCCTCCAATGTGTTGCTTCCCTATATAAAACTCAAACAACATAGAACGGAGCAGAACAGAACATAGGCCGAGGAAGTGGTGGGAAGAATCACGACCTTAATCTGAGGACGGCTCTTCTCTTCTCGAAGCTCTCCTCGGCCGCCACCGCAATGGAGATGATGTTCAGAGTGAATTCTCTCGTCGTTTTGGCGACTTTGGTGTTGATCTTAGGCCTCGCCGTCCCTTATGGAAGGGCTCAGGGCCCTGCTCCTGCTCCTTCCAGCGATggtactctctctctccctccctctccatCTCTCCGCAATTTTCTTTAGTTTTagtatattttttcattttcccttgCGAATACGGTGATGAAAGCTTTTCCAGTGTTGATTTCTGCACTTTTTCTTCCTCATATCTGCAAAATGTGTAAACTTTCATATATGCTTTCGGTTGTTTTCCGGAACGAAGATGTTGGAGAAGTCAATGAAGGAAGAGTCTTTGTGTTTTCTCGAAAATTCAATAGTCAAAAGAcgtgtttttttctttttcgggtCGATGGAAGGATGAATTTGACTCGATTTCCTGCGTGGCTGGTTTCTGGGAAAACTGCAGGGGTGGCAATTGATCAAGGGATCGCGTATGTGCTAATGCTCGTGGCTTTGGTGCTGACTTACATCATCCACTGAGAGACGAGAAGAATAGGCTGATAGAGGAGGAGCTAAATTCTTTTGTGTAAACTGTACAATTCCTTCCGGTTGTGTTGATTCTATGTTGTTTCGGAATTCGTTGTAGAGCCCGTTTAAATTACTCGATTCGATTCATTTGATCTTCTTGCGTAGCTTCACTTATACAGTCTAGCCTAGTGTTGGCTACCGCTCAAAGTTACTATTCTCCAACTCCAAATCCCTATGAAATCACGGCAAGATCTTGTGAGGATTCTGTTGATGTTGGACTCCAAATCGGACCGTATAAAATGCTAAACAGCAAAATCCGGTAAGCGAAACAgcaaaa from Punica granatum isolate Tunisia-2019 chromosome 3, ASM765513v2, whole genome shotgun sequence includes:
- the LOC116199442 gene encoding transcription factor RAX1-like yields the protein MLMWSVIASNLPGRTDNDVKNYWNTRLKKKLLAAGIISSDSAKVADINMTNCNLRRGIITNNYENHSASLITNPSTSLPHHLLHSSSYHQETSFFSPSPSLPSLTEVSDNTSNIPIANMDFHVSSSQELSSSSGSPALATIMDSYDDLSIDKLLDLDFGTVYEILSRSFSFKQETSSHLLGPYTIN
- the LOC116201382 gene encoding transcription factor RAX3-like; the encoded protein is MGRAPCCDKANVKRGPWSPDEDAILKTHIDNHGTGGNWITLPQKAGLKRCGKSCRLRWLNYLRPDIKHGGFTEEEDNIICSLYLTIGSRQVTIL